Proteins encoded together in one Lycium ferocissimum isolate CSIRO_LF1 unplaced genomic scaffold, AGI_CSIRO_Lferr_CH_V1 ctg416, whole genome shotgun sequence window:
- the LOC132044319 gene encoding trans-cinnamate:CoA ligase, peroxisomal-like — MDKLPKCGANYVALTPLTFLTRASNSYAKRTSIIYASVRFTWRQTYQRCCRLASSLRSLNIVKNDVVSVLAPNVPAMLEMHFAVPMAGAVLNAINTRLDPRNVALILKHSEAKIFFVDYEYVDKAKKAIEILMADFQMPMPLVVVIDDLDSPTGIRFGELEYEQLVYQGNPEYVPESIDDEWDPITLSYTSGTTSEPKGVVYSHRGAFLSTLSLILGWEMGTEPVYLWSLPMFHCNGWTFTWGIAARGGTNICIRNTTAHEIYSSITLHKVTHMCAAPIVLNIILEAKPHEQRQITTPVQILVGGSPPPAPLLEKIERLGFHVVHAYGLTEATGPALVCEWQSRWNKLPWEDQAKLKARQGLGILTLADVDVKNFKTMESVPRDGKTSGEICLRGSSIMKGYLKNEKANSEVFKNGWFFTGDMGVIHPDGYLEIKDRCKDVIISGGENISSVEVESAITKHPYVVEASVVAMPHPRWGESPCAFVILRNNSTIKESDIIAHCRKNLPGFMVPKKVQFVEELPKTGTMKVQKNLLRAVAKTFVIKETANQTSKKSSQVNWEKPRVYDQSHDQIHAMSRL; from the exons ATGGACAAATTACCTAAATGTGGAGCTAATTATGTGGCTCTTACTCCTCTCACCTTCTTAACCAGAGCCTCCAATTCTTATGCCAAACGCACCTCCATTATTTATGCCAGTGTCCGCTTCACTTGGCGCCAAACCTACCAGCGTTGTTGTCGCCTCGCTTCCTCCCTCAGGTCCTTAAACATTGTCAAGAACGACGTG GTCTCGGTCCTGGCACCAAATGTACCGGCcatgttagaaatgcattttgcTGTGCCAATGGCAGGAGCAGTGTTGAACGCCATCAATACAAGGCTAGACCCAAGAAATGTTGCTCTTATTCTAAAGCACTCGGAAGCCAAGATCTTTTTTGTTGACTATGAATACGTCGACAAAGCTAAAAAGGCCATTGAAATTCTAATGGCAGACTTTCAAATGCCGATGCCTCTCGTTGTTGTCATTGATGACCTCGACTCCCCTACTGGAATTCGGTTCGGGGAGCTAGAATACGAGCAATTGGTGTACCAAGGCAACCCCGAATATGTCCCTGAAAGTATTGATGATGAATGGGATCCGATTACTTTGAGCTATACATCAGGTACAACTTCAGAGCCAAAGGGAGTTGTGTACAGCCACAGAGGTGCTTTTTTAAGCActttgagtttgattttgggTTGGGAAATGGGCACTGAGCCTGTGTACTTATGGTCCCTCCCAATGTTTCACTGCAATGGATGGACTTTCACATGGGGAATAGCTGCAAGGGGTGGGACCAATATTTGCATCCGCAATACTACAGCCCATGAAATCTACTCCAGCATAACGTTACACAAAGTAACACATATGTGTGCTGCACCTATTGTTCTCAACATAATCCTCGAGGCCAAGCCACACGAGCAGCGCCAGATAACAACCCCAGTTCAAATACTGGTGGGGGGTTCCCCCCCACCAGCACCACTCCTCGAGAAAATCGAGAGGCTGGGGTTCCACGTGGTCCACGCCTATGGGCTCACCGAGGCCACTGGACCAGCCCTGGTGTGCGAGTGGCAATCCAGGTGGAACAAATTACCCTGGGAAGATCAAGCCAAGTTAAAAGCAAGACAAGGCCTGGGGATACTAACACTTGCTGATGTTGATGTGAAGAACTTCAAGACTATGGAAAGCGTGCCTCGTGACGGGAAAACATCAGGGGAGATATGCCTGAGGGGAAGCAGTATCATGAAAGGGTACTTAAAGAACGAAAAGGCGAATTCAGAAGTATTCAAGAATGGTTGGTTTTTCACAGGAGACATGGGAGTGATTCACCCAGATGGGTATTTGGAAATCAAAGACAGATGCAAAGATGTGATCATTTCAGGTGGAGAGAACATAAGCAGCGTGGAAGTAGAAAGTGCAATAACGAAACATCCATATGTAGTAGAGGCCTCTGTTGTGGCCATGCCACATCCTAGGTGGGGTGAAAGTCCATGTGCCTTTGTTATCTTGAGGAACAACTCCACGATTAAAGAATCAGACATCATAGCACATTGTCGGAAGAACTTACCGGGATTCATGGTGCCAAAGAAGGTTCAATTTGTGGAAGAGTTGCCCAAAACTGGAACAATGAAAGTACAGAAGAATCTTTTGAGAGCAGTTGCAAAGACATTTGTGATAAAGGAAACTGCAAATCAAACAAGCAAGAAATCAAGCCAAGTCAACTGGGAAAAGCCTCGGGTTTACGATCAAAGTCATGACCAGATTCATGCTATGTCTCGTCTTTAG
- the LOC132044318 gene encoding glutathione S-transferase F11-like, whose translation MVVKVYGSAMAACPQRVMVCLIELGVDFELIHVDLDSLEQKKPEFLVLQPFGQVPVIEDGDFRLFESRAIIRYYAAKYEDKGTKLTGTTLEKKALVDQWLEVESNNFNDLVYNMVLQLFVFPKMGHKSDLTLVQNCADKLEKVFDIYEQRLSKCKYLAGDFFSLADLSHLPSLRFVMNEGGFAHLLTKRKSLHDWYLDISSRPSWKKVLDLMMMKKSDMSTGPAKEEVKV comes from the exons atggtAGTGAAAGTGTATGGTTCAGCAATGGCTGCATGCCCACAAAGGGTCATGGTTTGCCTTATAGAGTTGGGGGTCGATTTTGAGCTTATACATGTCGATCTTGATTCTCTCGAGCAGAAAAAACCTGAGTTTCTTGTTTTACag CCATTTGGACAGGTTCCTGTCATTGAAGATGGTGATTTCAGGCTTTTCG aATCCAGAGCAATAATAAGGTACTATGCAGCAAAATATGAAGACAAGGGAACTAAACTAACAGGAACCACATTAGAAAAGAAAGCTCTTGTAGATCAATGGCTAGAAGTGGAATCCAACAACTTCAATGACTTGGTATACAACATGGTACTCCAGCTCTTCGTATTCCCTAAGATGGGACACAAAAGTGACTTGACATTGGTACAAAATTGTGCTGACAAGCTAGAAAAAGTGTTCGACATATATGAACAAAGGTTGTCCAAGTGCAAATACTTGGCAGGAGATTTTTTCTCCTTAGCTGATCTAAGCCACCTCCCTAGCCTTAGGTTTGTGATGAATGAAGGTGGCTTTGCACATTTGCTTACTAAGAGGAAGAGTTTGCATGATTGGTATTTGGATATTTCAAGCAGGCCTTCTTGGAAAAAAGTGTTGGACCTCATGATGATGAAGAAATCAGATATGTCAACCGGCCCAGCTAAAGAAGAAgtaaaagtttaa
- the LOC132044304 gene encoding phytoene synthase 2, chloroplastic, with the protein MSVALLWVVSPNSEVSNGTGFLESVREGNRLFESSRFPARDRNLMWKGRIKKSRRQRWNFGSLNADSRYSCLGGSRNEDGSSFSIQSSLVASPAGEMAVSSEKKVYDVVLKQAALVKRQLRSTDDLEVKPDIVIPRNVGLLSEAYDRCGEICAEYAKTFYLGTKLMTPNRRRAIWAIYVWCRRTDELVDGPNASHITPQALDRWEARLEDIFNGRPFDMLDAALSDTVTRFPVDIQPFRDMVEGMRMDLWKSRYKNFDELYLYCYYVAGTVGLMSVPIMGIAPESEATTESVYNAALSLGIANQLTNILRDVGEDARRGRVYLPQDELAQAGLSDEDIFAGRVTDKWRNFMKKQIQRARKFFDEAEKGVLELSSASRWPVLASLLLYRKILDEIEANDYNNFTRRACVSKPKKLLMLPIAYARSLVPPKITSSPQAKT; encoded by the exons ATGTCTGTTGCTTTGTTGTGGGTTGTTTCTCCAAATTCCGAGGTCTCAAATGGGACAGGATTCTTGGAGTCAGTCCGGGAAGGGAACCGGCTTTTCGAATCATCCAGGTTCCCAGCTCGGGACAGGAATTTGATGTGGAAGGGGAGAATCAAGAAAAGTAGGAGACAGAGGTGGAATTTTGGGTCTTTAAATGCAGATTCCAGATATTCGTGCTTGGGAGGATCaagaaatgaagatggaagCAGTTTTTCTATACAGTCCAGTTTGGTGGCTAGTCCAGCTGGAGAAATGGCTGTGTCATCAGAAAAAAAGGTGTATGATGTTGTATTGAAGCAGGCAGCTTTAGTGAAGAGACAGCTGAGATCTACTGATGATTTAGAAGTGAAGCCGGATATTGTTATCCCCAGGAATGTAGGCTTGTTGAGTGAAGCATATGATCGTTGTGGCGAAATATGCGCAGAGTATGCAAAGACATTTTACTTAG GAACCAAGCTAATGACACCAAATAGAAGAAGAGCTATATGGGCAATATATG TGTGGTGCAGGAGAACGGATGAGCTTGTTGATGGCCCTAATGCATCACACATAACCCCACAAGCTTTAGATAGGTGGGAGGCCAGGCTAGAAGATATTTTCAACGGGCGGCCATTTGATATGCTTGATGCAGCTTTATCCGATACTGTTACCAGATTTCCTGTTGATATTCAG CCATTCAGAGATATGGTTGAAGGAATGCGTATGGACTTGTGGAAATCCAGATACAAGAACTTCGATGAGCTTTATCTCTATTGTTACTATGTTGCCGGTACAGTAGGATTGATGAGTGTTCCAATTATGGGCATTGCACCTGAATCAGAGGCAACGACAGAGAGTGTATATAATGCCGCTTTGTCTTTAGGGATTGCAAATCAACTAACCAATATACTCAGAGATGTGGGAGAAGA TGCAAGAAGAGGAAGAGTATACTTACCTCAAGATGAATTAGCACAGGCCGGGCTCTCAGATGAAGACATATTTGCTGGAAGAGTGACCGATAAATGGAGGAACTTTATGAAGAAGCAAATTCAGAGGGCAAGGAAATTCTTTGATGAGGCAGAGAAAGGTGTCTTAGAACTGAGCTCTGCCAGTAGATGGCCT gTGTTGGCATCGTTGCTTTTGTATCGCAAGATATTGGACGAGATTGAAGCAAACGACTACAACAACTTCACAAGGAGGGCTTGTGTGAGCAAGCCAAAGAAGCTTCTCATGTTGCCTATTGCTTATGCAAGATCTCTTGTTCCCCCAAAAATTACTTCTTCTCCACAAGCAAAGACATGA